A section of the Persephonella sp. genome encodes:
- the nuoF gene encoding NADH-quinone oxidoreductase subunit NuoF, translated as MSIRDKIPNLPEIHVESNLNLLLRRAKENRTVDIEEYETTGGYSALKKALKKLTPEDIVVLVEESTLRGRGGAGFPTGRKWRFALMNPPPRYLVCNADESEPGTFKDRIIIERDPHLLLEGMIIAGYALGAEEGYIYIRGEYPAGYMILENAIQEAKERGYLGKKILGTDFSFDIKVYRGAGAYICGEETALLESLEGKRGHPRLRPPYPAQAGLYGRPTVVNNVETLSNIPIIVTYEAYFMNIGPSGFYGPKLFPVSGKVEKPGVYEATMDITLAELIEMAGGVKNGKKVKAVFAGALGIYRADELDMPMDYSPKGFGGTGTTIVLDEDDCIVDALTVITNFFHHESCGKCTPCRIGTYEQHIILKKLKEGKATEKDIQYLKHLSQNIPANSICGLGFSAPNAVADALRKFPEEIQAHLDKTCKVCF; from the coding sequence ATGAGCATTAGAGATAAAATCCCAAATCTTCCTGAGATACATGTTGAAAGTAATCTTAACCTCCTTCTCAGAAGAGCAAAAGAAAACAGAACAGTTGATATAGAGGAGTATGAAACTACAGGTGGATATTCTGCATTAAAAAAAGCCCTGAAAAAATTAACACCTGAAGATATTGTTGTTCTTGTTGAGGAAAGCACATTAAGAGGAAGAGGAGGGGCAGGTTTTCCAACAGGAAGAAAGTGGAGATTTGCCCTTATGAACCCTCCTCCAAGATATCTGGTCTGTAATGCTGACGAATCAGAACCGGGAACATTTAAGGACAGGATAATAATTGAAAGGGATCCACATCTTCTCCTTGAAGGTATGATAATAGCAGGTTATGCACTTGGAGCAGAAGAAGGGTATATATACATAAGGGGAGAGTATCCAGCAGGTTATATGATACTTGAAAACGCTATTCAGGAGGCAAAAGAAAGGGGATATCTTGGTAAAAAAATACTGGGAACAGATTTCTCCTTTGATATTAAGGTTTACAGGGGAGCTGGAGCATACATATGTGGTGAGGAAACAGCACTTCTTGAAAGTCTGGAAGGAAAAAGAGGCCACCCAAGGCTCAGACCTCCTTATCCAGCACAGGCTGGACTGTATGGAAGACCTACTGTTGTTAACAATGTTGAGACACTTTCTAACATTCCGATTATAGTAACTTATGAGGCATATTTTATGAATATAGGACCTTCAGGGTTTTACGGTCCAAAGCTATTTCCAGTAAGCGGAAAGGTTGAAAAACCGGGAGTTTATGAGGCAACAATGGATATAACACTTGCTGAGCTTATTGAGATGGCAGGTGGAGTTAAAAATGGTAAAAAGGTAAAGGCTGTGTTTGCCGGTGCCCTTGGAATTTACAGGGCAGACGAACTTGACATGCCGATGGATTATTCACCTAAAGGTTTTGGTGGGACAGGAACAACGATTGTCCTTGATGAAGACGACTGTATTGTTGATGCCCTTACTGTAATAACTAATTTTTTTCATCACGAAAGCTGTGGAAAATGCACACCGTGCCGTATAGGAACTTACGAACAACACATTATCTTAAAAAAGCTGAAGGAAGGCAAAGCAACAGAAAAGGATATCCAGTATTTAAAACATTTGTCCCAAAATATACCAGCAAACTCAATATGCGGTCTTGGTTTCTCTGCCCCAAATGCTGTTGCAGATGCTCTCAGGAAGTTCCCTGAAGAGATACAGGCACATTTAGACAAAACATGTAAGGTATGTTTTTAA
- a CDS encoding NAD(P)H-dependent oxidoreductase subunit E, with protein sequence MSYRFLTPELIKKIQFYRDRFPMKEQAIIPALHEIQSFYRDIPEGAVEELSDYLSVPLADIEGIISFYDMFRHKKNAKNHIRICRNLPCHLSGYKNLLDMIKKKTGADVGKNSTDKKWYIELVECIGSCGIAPAFLINDDLYDGSKIKTEEDLEKILSRYE encoded by the coding sequence ATGAGTTATAGATTTCTTACCCCTGAGCTGATAAAAAAAATACAGTTTTATAGGGATAGATTTCCCATGAAAGAACAGGCTATTATTCCTGCCCTTCATGAGATACAAAGTTTTTACAGGGACATACCTGAAGGGGCTGTTGAGGAACTGTCAGACTATCTTTCTGTTCCCCTTGCTGACATTGAGGGGATTATATCCTTTTATGATATGTTCAGACACAAGAAAAATGCAAAAAACCACATTAGAATATGTAGAAATCTTCCCTGTCATCTATCTGGATACAAAAACTTACTTGATATGATAAAGAAAAAAACAGGGGCTGATGTTGGAAAAAACAGCACAGATAAGAAATGGTATATAGAGCTTGTTGAGTGTATAGGAAGCTGTGGAATAGCTCCTGCATTTTTAATAAATGATGATCTTTATGATGGAAGTAAGATAAAAACAGAAGAAGATTTAGAAAAAATCCTCAGCAGGTATGAGTGA
- the metG gene encoding methionine--tRNA ligase produces the protein MERKKFYVTTPIYYVNDVPHLGHAYTTVAADVLARYSRQKGIKTFFLTGTDEHGLKIQKSAEEKGVTPKELADKTHIKFKQLWEVLNVSYDRFIRTTDPDHIKAVQHIFQKCYENGDIYLSEYESWYCVGCEEFKTETEIKEYGYKCPIHQKPCEKVKEKSYFFRLSKYQEKLLQLYEENPDFIQPDYRRNEVMSFVKQGLKDLSVSRPKNRVKWGIPVPFDPDHTIYVWFDALTNYISALGYPDTSSELFKTFWPADVHIVGKDILRFHAVYWPAFLMSAGIGVPEKVFAHGWWTVEGHKMSKTLGNVVDPFKAAEEYGVDQLRYFLLREVPFGLDGDFSKKAVVGRINSDLANDLGNLFSRSLSMINKFNKGIVKCGKDHTDLEKEYKELYYYVIENFDKHIYLLEFNKALEVVWEFIDFMNKYIVKTEPWRLNKEGSSYLDTVLYTVADGLLLIVYLLSPFMPEKMKTALEYLGLEKLPETPQPFSFPEETKVKKKIKPLFPRVELKKEEKELTKEEEGIVTIDEFSKLKFRIGQVLEAEKVPKAEKLLKLTVDLGDEKRTIVSGIAQYYKPEELVGKKIVVFTNLKPRKIFGIESKGMILAAKDDNRLRLLTVDGDISNGAYVS, from the coding sequence ATGGAAAGAAAGAAGTTTTATGTTACAACCCCTATATACTATGTGAATGATGTTCCACATCTTGGGCATGCTTACACAACAGTTGCGGCTGATGTTCTTGCAAGATACAGCAGGCAAAAAGGGATTAAAACATTTTTTTTGACAGGGACAGATGAGCATGGTCTTAAAATACAAAAGTCAGCAGAAGAAAAAGGTGTAACACCAAAAGAACTTGCAGATAAAACCCATATAAAATTTAAACAGCTTTGGGAAGTTCTAAATGTGTCTTATGACAGGTTTATTAGAACTACAGATCCAGATCATATTAAGGCTGTTCAGCATATATTCCAAAAATGTTATGAAAATGGAGATATATATCTTTCAGAGTATGAAAGCTGGTACTGTGTAGGTTGTGAAGAGTTCAAAACTGAAACAGAAATAAAAGAATACGGATATAAATGTCCAATACACCAAAAACCCTGTGAAAAGGTAAAAGAAAAAAGCTACTTTTTCAGACTTTCAAAATATCAGGAAAAACTCCTTCAGCTATACGAAGAAAATCCTGATTTTATACAGCCTGACTACAGGAGAAATGAGGTTATGTCTTTTGTAAAACAGGGGCTGAAGGATTTATCAGTTTCAAGACCAAAAAACAGGGTAAAGTGGGGAATTCCCGTTCCTTTTGATCCTGATCACACAATTTATGTATGGTTTGATGCACTTACAAACTACATATCTGCTCTTGGATATCCAGACACCAGCTCTGAGCTTTTTAAGACCTTCTGGCCTGCAGATGTTCACATAGTTGGCAAAGATATACTAAGGTTTCATGCAGTTTACTGGCCTGCTTTCCTGATGAGTGCAGGGATTGGAGTGCCTGAAAAGGTTTTTGCACATGGGTGGTGGACTGTTGAAGGACATAAAATGTCAAAAACATTGGGAAATGTTGTTGATCCGTTTAAGGCAGCAGAAGAATACGGTGTTGATCAGCTGAGATATTTTTTGTTGAGGGAAGTTCCTTTCGGGCTTGATGGGGATTTTTCTAAAAAAGCTGTTGTAGGAAGGATTAACTCTGACCTTGCAAATGATCTTGGAAATCTTTTCTCAAGATCTCTTTCAATGATAAACAAGTTTAATAAAGGTATTGTCAAATGTGGAAAAGATCATACAGATCTTGAAAAGGAGTATAAAGAGCTTTACTACTATGTGATTGAAAACTTTGATAAGCATATCTACCTGCTTGAGTTTAACAAAGCCCTTGAGGTTGTGTGGGAGTTTATAGATTTTATGAATAAATACATAGTCAAAACAGAGCCTTGGAGATTAAACAAAGAAGGATCTTCTTATCTTGATACTGTGCTTTATACAGTTGCTGATGGACTTCTTCTTATTGTTTATCTATTAAGCCCTTTTATGCCTGAAAAGATGAAAACAGCATTAGAATACTTAGGCTTAGAAAAACTACCGGAAACACCTCAGCCTTTCAGTTTTCCTGAAGAAACAAAGGTTAAGAAAAAGATAAAACCTCTGTTTCCAAGAGTTGAGCTAAAAAAGGAGGAAAAAGAGTTGACAAAAGAAGAGGAAGGGATTGTAACCATAGATGAGTTTTCAAAGCTAAAATTCAGGATAGGGCAGGTTCTGGAGGCAGAGAAGGTTCCGAAGGCTGAGAAACTGCTGAAACTAACAGTTGATCTGGGAGATGAAAAAAGAACGATAGTTTCAGGAATAGCCCAGTATTATAAACCTGAGGAGCTTGTGGGAAAAAAGATTGTCGTTTTTACAAATCTAAAACCAAGAAAGATATTCGGTATAGAATCTAAAGGTATGATCCTTGCCGCAAAAGATGATAATAGGTTAAGGCTTTTAACTGTTGATGGAGATATATCAAACGGGGCTTATGTTTCCTGA